In Anaerolineales bacterium, one DNA window encodes the following:
- a CDS encoding dodecin family protein, which yields MAESVYKVIELVGTSTESWEKAAAAAVERAAQSLRELRVAEIVELDMVIEDGKVATYRAKVKVSFKYESGG from the coding sequence ATGGCAGAGAGCGTTTACAAAGTGATCGAACTGGTCGGCACCAGCACGGAATCGTGGGAGAAAGCCGCCGCCGCGGCGGTGGAACGCGCTGCGCAATCCCTGCGCGAACTGCGCGTTGCGGAAATCGTCGAACTGGACATGGTCATTGAAGACGGCAAGGTTGCAACCTACCGCGCCAAAGTGAAGGTGTCTTTCAAGTACGAAAGCGGCGGCTAG
- a CDS encoding DUF1330 domain-containing protein — MTAYVVVDIDVTDPKGYEEYKRLAPPAVELYGGSYIARGGQTETLEGEWSPKRLVILQFESIQQAKKWLNSSEYSGARELRHTYATSNMVVVEGV, encoded by the coding sequence ATGACAGCCTACGTTGTTGTAGATATCGACGTGACGGATCCCAAAGGGTATGAGGAATACAAAAGACTCGCCCCGCCTGCGGTTGAGTTGTACGGAGGCAGCTACATCGCGCGCGGAGGGCAGACGGAAACCCTCGAAGGCGAATGGTCGCCAAAACGACTGGTCATTTTACAATTCGAGAGCATCCAGCAGGCAAAAAAGTGGCTCAATTCGTCCGAATACAGCGGGGCAAGAGAACTGCGCCACACATACGCAACATCGAATATGGTTGTGGTCGAAGGGGTTTGA
- a CDS encoding serine hydrolase yields the protein MNQLETFLSQFKGQTISIAVHDLETETDILINADEMMHPASTMKVTVMMEVFRQAGAGLLSADERLTILNSFKSIADGSGYTLEEADDSEPTLYKRIGETETIRELNRLMIVRSSNLAANLLMERVGTSRVDAFIKELGIADMAVIRGLEDKKAQRLNINNSASAHSSTHLLRLIAEGRLISREACDEMIEVMSGQAFNESIPALLPADVKVAHKTGWSDDFFHDVGIVFPSARRPYIISLFTRGFSEDKDAHHCMAQISKIIYEGIV from the coding sequence ATGAATCAACTCGAAACGTTCCTTTCCCAATTCAAAGGGCAGACCATCTCGATTGCCGTGCATGATCTGGAAACAGAAACGGATATTTTGATCAACGCCGATGAAATGATGCACCCCGCCAGCACGATGAAAGTGACGGTGATGATGGAAGTGTTTCGCCAGGCGGGGGCCGGTTTGCTTTCGGCGGACGAACGACTGACGATCCTCAACTCCTTCAAAAGCATCGCGGATGGCAGCGGGTATACGCTCGAAGAAGCGGATGATTCTGAACCCACTCTATATAAACGCATTGGTGAAACCGAAACCATCCGCGAGTTGAACCGCCTGATGATCGTGCGTTCGTCGAACCTTGCCGCAAATCTTTTAATGGAGCGCGTTGGAACCTCACGCGTGGATGCATTCATCAAGGAACTCGGCATCGCGGACATGGCCGTCATCCGCGGGCTGGAGGATAAAAAAGCCCAGCGCCTGAATATCAATAATTCCGCCAGCGCGCACAGTTCCACGCACTTGCTGCGGCTGATCGCGGAAGGCAGGCTCATTTCGAGAGAAGCCTGTGACGAAATGATCGAAGTGATGTCCGGGCAGGCATTCAATGAAAGCATCCCCGCGCTGCTGCCTGCCGATGTGAAAGTGGCGCACAAAACCGGCTGGTCGGATGATTTCTTCCATGACGTCGGCATCGTCTTTCCTTCCGCCCGCAGGCCGTATATCATCTCGCTTTTCACGCGTGGCTTTTCTGAAGATAAAGACGCGCATCACTGCATGGCACAAATCTCAAAGATCATTTATGAAGGGATTGTATGA
- a CDS encoding MOSC domain-containing protein, protein MITVSDLTHYPIKACRGFNVRASNVERMGLEHDRRMMVVTPDGGFLTQREHPRLALVTPTLRNDSLTLSAPNFDSLQIGIRKSGTPTLVDIWASKDVHAIDQGDQSAAWFSDWLGISVRLVHFADGFKRRLNPDYAINYDDHTGFADGYPILIISEESLQDLNSRLDLHVPMNRFRPNLVVKGCEPFAEDLWKRIKINGIEMALVKPCARCVVTTIDKESLERNKEPLKTLGDYRKRDGGAMFGVNVIPLSEGNLEIGMEVEILE, encoded by the coding sequence ATGATCACCGTTTCCGATCTCACCCATTACCCCATCAAAGCCTGCCGCGGATTCAATGTGCGGGCATCCAACGTCGAGCGCATGGGACTAGAACACGACCGCCGCATGATGGTCGTCACGCCCGATGGCGGGTTCCTCACCCAGCGCGAACATCCGCGTTTGGCGTTGGTCACGCCGACACTGCGAAACGATTCACTGACGCTTTCCGCGCCAAATTTCGATTCGCTGCAAATCGGGATTCGAAAGTCCGGCACGCCCACGCTGGTTGATATTTGGGCGAGCAAGGACGTGCATGCCATCGATCAGGGTGACCAATCCGCTGCATGGTTTTCGGATTGGCTTGGCATCTCCGTTCGGCTTGTCCATTTTGCGGATGGCTTCAAACGCAGGCTCAATCCAGACTATGCCATCAACTATGATGACCACACTGGATTTGCAGACGGCTACCCCATTTTGATCATTTCGGAAGAATCGCTTCAGGATTTAAACTCGCGGCTTGATTTGCACGTCCCGATGAATCGCTTCCGCCCGAACCTGGTGGTCAAGGGCTGCGAACCGTTTGCAGAGGATTTATGGAAACGAATCAAAATCAACGGAATCGAGATGGCACTGGTCAAGCCGTGCGCGCGTTGTGTGGTGACAACAATTGATAAGGAGTCGCTCGAGCGTAATAAGGAGCCGCTCAAAACATTGGGGGATTACCGCAAACGGGATGGCGGCGCAATGTTCGGGGTGAATGTCATTCCGTTGAGCGAAGGTAACCTCGAAATCGGCATGGAAGTGGAGATTTTGGAATAA
- a CDS encoding D-cysteine desulfhydrase family protein — protein MNIPRLRFAHLPTSIEELPNLSKALNGPRILVKRDDQTGLAFGGNKTRKLEFIIAEAREQGADLLISGGAMQSNHCRQTAAAAARYGFECKLVLTGEKPKQSSANLLLDGLFGAEIITVEDRAFRDQTLQKTFDDAVAAGKKPYLVPYGGSSPTGALGYAFAVEEFMGQNVHADWIVFGTSSGGTHAGLVLGRRLFGFKGKILGISIDETEDDLKDHVSKLASQAGEKLGGRINFTRDDVLANDKYCQAGYGVFGEGEREAINLFARHEGLLLDPVYTGRAAAGMIDLVRNGFFKKDETVLFWHTGGQPALFADGYSESLLSPRQKNN, from the coding sequence ATGAATATTCCGCGCTTAAGATTTGCCCATCTTCCCACATCAATTGAAGAACTGCCTAATTTGTCCAAAGCCTTAAATGGACCGCGCATTCTCGTCAAACGCGATGACCAGACCGGGCTGGCGTTCGGCGGGAACAAAACCCGCAAATTGGAATTCATCATTGCTGAAGCCCGCGAGCAGGGTGCGGATTTGCTCATTTCGGGCGGGGCGATGCAGTCCAATCACTGCCGTCAGACCGCGGCGGCGGCGGCGCGATACGGCTTCGAGTGCAAACTGGTGCTGACGGGCGAGAAGCCAAAACAGTCATCCGCCAATCTCCTGCTGGATGGACTCTTCGGCGCGGAGATCATCACCGTCGAAGACCGCGCCTTCCGCGACCAGACCTTGCAAAAGACCTTCGATGATGCCGTTGCAGCAGGGAAGAAACCCTATCTCGTCCCGTATGGCGGCTCCAGCCCGACAGGCGCGTTGGGTTATGCCTTTGCGGTGGAAGAATTCATGGGGCAAAACGTCCACGCGGATTGGATCGTCTTCGGCACATCCTCAGGCGGGACACACGCAGGACTGGTGTTGGGTCGGCGCTTGTTTGGGTTCAAGGGCAAAATACTGGGAATCAGCATTGACGAAACAGAGGACGATTTGAAAGATCATGTCTCTAAATTGGCATCGCAAGCCGGCGAGAAACTTGGTGGGCGTATCAACTTCACCCGTGATGATGTTCTCGCCAATGACAAGTATTGCCAGGCGGGCTATGGTGTGTTTGGGGAAGGGGAGCGCGAAGCCATCAACCTGTTCGCGCGTCACGAAGGCTTGCTGCTGGATCCCGTTTATACAGGGCGCGCCGCGGCGGGGATGATCGACCTCGTCCGCAATGGATTTTTCAAAAAGGACGAGACGGTTTTGTTCTGGCACACGGGCGGTCAACCCGCGTTGTTTGCGGATGGATATTCGGAGTCGCTTTTGAGTCCACGGCAAAAAAACAATTAA